One genomic region from Streptomyces sp. Li-HN-5-11 encodes:
- the araA gene encoding L-arabinose isomerase, with protein sequence MATPEDSYAGQEIWFLTGSQGLYGEDTLAQVAHQSQRIAERLDAAPEIPLRIVFKPVLTDAESIRRMCQEATVSDACVGVIVWMHTFSPAKMWIGGLSALDRPVLHLHTQYNLSLPWSSIDMDFMNLNQAAHGDREFAHIEARLGINRKVVAGHATDARVVGRVAAWARAAAGRHAARTLRLARFGDNMRDVAVTEGDKVEAQMRFGYSVNTYGVNDLVAFVDAVSDKDAAELAASYMDVYDVVPALRPDGIRHDSLLYAARQELGLRTFLTEGGFTAFTTNFEDLGGLRQLPGLAVQRLMADGYGFGGEGDWKTAALLRTMKVMGQGQTGGTSFMEDYTYHLGPGTPRILGAHMLEVCPSIAAARPSLEIHALSIGNREDPVRLVFDAAPGPAVVVGLADLGDRFRLTANVVDVVAPSQPLPNLPVARAVWQPRPSLAESAESWLLAGAPHHTVLSSAVDIETLGDFANMTGVELLTIDENTTPDQFAKEIRWNAAYHRLAQAL encoded by the coding sequence ATGGCAACACCCGAAGACTCCTACGCCGGCCAGGAGATCTGGTTCCTCACCGGCAGCCAGGGCCTGTACGGCGAGGACACCCTGGCCCAGGTGGCGCACCAGTCGCAGCGGATCGCCGAGCGGCTCGACGCCGCCCCCGAGATCCCCCTGCGGATCGTGTTCAAGCCGGTCCTGACCGACGCGGAGTCGATCCGGCGGATGTGCCAGGAGGCCACCGTCTCCGACGCGTGCGTCGGAGTGATCGTGTGGATGCACACCTTCTCCCCGGCGAAGATGTGGATCGGCGGGCTGAGCGCGCTGGACCGGCCGGTGCTGCACCTGCACACCCAGTACAACCTGTCGCTGCCCTGGTCGAGCATCGACATGGACTTCATGAACCTCAACCAGGCCGCCCACGGCGACCGGGAGTTCGCGCACATCGAGGCCCGCCTGGGCATCAACCGCAAGGTCGTCGCCGGTCACGCCACGGACGCGCGGGTCGTGGGCCGGGTGGCCGCCTGGGCGCGGGCCGCGGCCGGCCGGCACGCGGCGCGCACGCTGCGGCTGGCCCGCTTCGGCGACAACATGCGCGATGTGGCGGTCACCGAGGGCGACAAGGTCGAGGCGCAGATGCGGTTCGGCTACTCCGTCAACACCTACGGGGTCAACGACCTGGTCGCCTTCGTGGACGCGGTGAGCGACAAGGACGCCGCCGAACTCGCCGCCTCCTACATGGACGTGTACGACGTGGTGCCGGCGCTGCGCCCGGACGGCATACGCCACGACTCCCTGCTGTACGCGGCCCGCCAGGAACTGGGCCTGCGCACCTTCCTCACCGAGGGCGGGTTCACCGCCTTCACCACCAACTTCGAGGACCTGGGCGGACTGCGCCAGCTGCCCGGCCTGGCCGTGCAGCGGCTGATGGCCGACGGCTACGGCTTCGGCGGCGAGGGCGACTGGAAGACCGCCGCGCTGCTGCGCACGATGAAGGTGATGGGCCAGGGCCAGACCGGCGGCACCAGCTTCATGGAGGACTACACCTACCACCTCGGTCCCGGCACCCCGCGCATCCTGGGCGCCCACATGCTGGAGGTGTGCCCCTCCATCGCCGCCGCCCGTCCCAGCCTCGAGATCCACGCCCTGTCCATCGGCAACCGCGAGGACCCCGTCCGCCTGGTGTTCGACGCCGCCCCCGGCCCGGCCGTCGTCGTCGGCCTGGCGGACCTCGGCGACCGGTTCCGGCTCACCGCCAACGTCGTCGACGTGGTCGCCCCGAGCCAGCCGCTGCCCAACCTGCCCGTGGCCCGGGCCGTCTGGCAGCCCCGCCCGTCGCTGGCCGAGTCGGCCGAGAGCTGGCTGCTGGCCGGCGCCCCGCACCACACCGTGCTCAGCTCCGCCGTCGACATCGAGACCCTCGGCGACTTCGCCAACATGACCGGCGTGGAACTGCTGACCATCGACGAGAACACCACTCCCGACCAGTTCGCCAAGGAGATCCGCTGGAACGCCGCCTACCACCGACTCGCCCAGGCCCTGTGA
- a CDS encoding STAS domain-containing protein, which produces MDIPDRMRAPADVAVPAGAAPGLTVSPLPRQSGLRAAGEVSLATRAIWQRALDQAVREGEDVYYLELSAVTFVDVAGAGVLAEAARRLEPGRRIVLRRPPSVLPRIMDMFWPGLPGIEVSAS; this is translated from the coding sequence GTGGACATCCCGGACCGGATGCGAGCTCCGGCGGACGTCGCCGTGCCGGCCGGCGCGGCACCGGGGCTGACGGTGTCTCCGCTGCCCCGGCAGAGCGGTCTGCGGGCGGCGGGCGAAGTGAGCCTGGCCACGCGCGCGATCTGGCAACGCGCGCTGGACCAGGCGGTGCGCGAAGGTGAGGACGTGTACTACCTGGAGCTTTCGGCCGTGACATTCGTGGACGTCGCGGGCGCCGGAGTGCTCGCGGAAGCCGCCCGGCGGCTCGAGCCGGGCCGCCGCATAGTGCTGCGCCGGCCGCCGTCCGTGCTGCCCCGGATCATGGACATGTTCTGGCCCGGTCTGCCGGGGATCGAGGTGTCGGCCTCATGA
- a CDS encoding substrate-binding domain-containing protein: MAVATAVLITLTAAGCSKNGSGSSSSSSSGGSTAAAAPVALAGSVTFNQANLAKLDAALKSALAGKDLSKVDIAMVVNVAADYWKAGQVGFLKGCSDLGIDKSKCTYFAPPNGKLTEQNSELETLRSQGVTGYSISAIDPTSAAGTIHTDVQKGISVLAIDSPLPGTDAASLYLGTPNYDAGFQAGTAMKQVLGGKGKVAILVGSLTASNATQRIAGFEAALKGTQITVAQKVNDNLSASTATSDAETILANNPDVNGLYGVYSYDGPALAQAVTSAGKTSSVHIVSDDSDAQTLKFIQSGVISGTVVQMPYQQGYTGAYILAAEKVLGKDKTMSIIKPYLAKDGSTLSSGVGLVTKSDLSAYQSLESQLGIS; this comes from the coding sequence GTGGCCGTCGCGACGGCGGTGCTCATCACGCTGACCGCCGCCGGCTGCTCCAAGAACGGCAGCGGCAGCAGCTCCTCCTCGTCCTCCGGCGGCTCGACGGCTGCTGCTGCCCCGGTCGCGCTCGCCGGTTCGGTCACCTTCAACCAGGCGAACCTCGCCAAGCTCGACGCGGCGCTGAAGTCCGCGCTGGCCGGCAAGGACCTGTCCAAGGTCGACATCGCCATGGTCGTGAACGTGGCCGCCGACTACTGGAAGGCCGGCCAGGTCGGCTTCCTCAAGGGCTGCTCCGACCTCGGCATCGACAAGAGCAAGTGCACCTACTTCGCTCCGCCGAACGGCAAGCTGACGGAGCAGAACTCGGAGCTGGAGACCCTGCGTTCGCAGGGCGTCACCGGCTACTCGATCTCGGCGATCGACCCGACCTCGGCCGCGGGGACCATCCACACCGACGTCCAGAAGGGCATCAGCGTCCTGGCGATCGACTCGCCGCTGCCGGGCACCGACGCCGCCTCGCTCTACCTGGGCACCCCCAACTACGACGCCGGATTCCAGGCCGGCACCGCGATGAAGCAGGTGCTCGGCGGCAAGGGCAAGGTGGCCATCCTGGTCGGCTCGCTCACCGCGTCGAACGCCACCCAGCGCATCGCCGGCTTCGAGGCCGCGCTCAAGGGCACCCAGATCACGGTCGCCCAGAAGGTCAACGACAACCTCTCGGCCAGCACCGCGACCTCCGACGCCGAGACGATCCTCGCCAACAACCCGGACGTCAACGGCCTCTACGGCGTCTACTCCTACGACGGCCCCGCGCTGGCCCAGGCGGTGACCTCGGCGGGCAAGACCTCGTCGGTGCACATCGTGTCGGACGACTCCGACGCCCAGACCCTGAAGTTCATCCAGTCCGGCGTCATCTCCGGCACGGTCGTGCAGATGCCGTACCAGCAGGGCTACACCGGGGCGTACATCCTGGCCGCCGAGAAGGTGCTGGGCAAGGACAAGACGATGTCGATCATCAAGCCCTACCTGGCCAAGGACGGCTCGACCCTGAGCTCCGGCGTGGGCCTGGTCACCAAGTCCGACCTGAGCGCGTACCAGTCCCTCGAGTCGCAGCTCGGGATCAGCTGA
- the araB gene encoding ribulokinase yields MANATDETTANETGGDPDVYVVGVDYGTLSGRAVVVRVRDGAELGTAEHAYRHAVLDRELPDGTRLPPDWALQVPSDYIDVLRTAVPEAVARAGVRPEQIIGIGTDFTACTMVPVLADGTPLCDLPGLTDRPHAYVKLWRHHAAQGQADRINALAAERKEPWLQRYGGKISSEWEFAKALQLLEEDPEVYHRTQRWVEAADWIVWRLCGTYVRNACTAGYKGQYQGGAYPSREYLAALNPDFADFVTDKLEHPIAQLGERAGGLTAEAAAWTGLPEGITVCVGNVDAHVTAPAAGAVEPGQMVAIMGTSTCHVMSSDQQGEVPGMCGVVDGGILPGLWGYEAGQSGVGDIFGWFTRTGFPAEYAERAAAAGQNAHEYLTALAAGQKVGEHGLIALDWHSGNRSVLVDHDLSGVLVGQTLSTRPEDVYRALLEATAFGTRTIIEAFETAGVPVDELIIAGGLTKNALLMQIYADVTRRPLGVIGSSQGPALGAAMHAAVAAGAYPDIRAAARSMGKASRGVYQPDPERAAAYDRLYAEYRTLHDYFGRGANEVMHRLRRIRAEASA; encoded by the coding sequence ATGGCGAACGCCACGGACGAAACAACCGCGAACGAAACAGGCGGGGATCCGGACGTCTACGTCGTGGGCGTCGACTACGGGACGCTGTCCGGGCGGGCCGTGGTCGTCCGCGTACGGGACGGCGCGGAGCTCGGGACGGCCGAGCACGCGTACCGGCACGCCGTCCTGGACCGGGAACTGCCGGACGGCACCCGGCTGCCCCCGGACTGGGCCCTGCAGGTGCCGTCGGACTACATCGACGTCCTGCGCACCGCCGTACCCGAGGCGGTGGCCCGCGCGGGTGTGCGACCCGAGCAGATCATCGGCATCGGCACGGACTTCACCGCCTGCACGATGGTGCCGGTGCTCGCCGACGGCACACCGCTGTGCGACCTGCCCGGCCTCACCGACCGCCCGCACGCCTACGTCAAGCTGTGGCGCCACCACGCGGCGCAGGGCCAGGCGGACCGGATCAACGCGCTGGCCGCCGAGCGGAAGGAGCCGTGGCTGCAGCGGTACGGCGGCAAGATCTCCTCGGAGTGGGAGTTCGCCAAGGCGCTGCAACTGCTGGAGGAGGACCCCGAGGTCTACCACCGCACCCAGCGGTGGGTGGAGGCGGCGGACTGGATCGTGTGGCGGCTGTGCGGCACCTACGTCCGCAACGCCTGCACGGCCGGCTACAAGGGCCAGTACCAGGGCGGCGCCTACCCGTCCCGTGAGTACCTGGCGGCGCTCAACCCGGACTTCGCCGACTTCGTGACCGACAAGCTGGAGCACCCCATCGCCCAGCTGGGCGAGCGGGCGGGCGGCCTGACGGCAGAGGCCGCCGCCTGGACGGGACTGCCCGAGGGCATCACGGTCTGCGTCGGCAACGTCGACGCCCATGTCACCGCGCCGGCCGCGGGAGCGGTGGAACCGGGCCAGATGGTCGCCATCATGGGCACCTCCACCTGCCACGTGATGAGCTCCGACCAGCAGGGCGAGGTGCCCGGCATGTGCGGTGTCGTCGACGGCGGCATCCTGCCGGGCCTGTGGGGCTACGAGGCCGGGCAGAGCGGCGTCGGCGACATCTTCGGCTGGTTCACCCGCACCGGCTTCCCCGCCGAGTACGCCGAGCGGGCCGCGGCCGCCGGCCAGAACGCGCACGAGTACCTGACCGCGCTGGCGGCCGGGCAGAAGGTCGGCGAGCACGGGCTGATCGCGCTGGACTGGCACAGCGGAAACCGTTCCGTCCTGGTCGACCACGACCTCAGCGGCGTGCTCGTCGGCCAGACCCTGTCCACCCGCCCGGAGGACGTCTACCGCGCCCTGCTGGAGGCCACCGCCTTCGGCACCCGCACCATCATCGAGGCCTTCGAGACCGCCGGGGTGCCGGTGGACGAGCTCATCATCGCGGGCGGACTGACCAAGAACGCGCTGCTGATGCAGATCTACGCCGACGTCACCCGCCGCCCGCTCGGCGTCATCGGCTCGTCCCAGGGACCGGCACTCGGCGCGGCGATGCACGCAGCCGTCGCCGCGGGGGCGTACCCCGACATCCGGGCCGCGGCCCGCTCCATGGGCAAGGCGTCCCGGGGCGTGTACCAGCCCGACCCCGAACGGGCCGCGGCCTACGACCGCCTGTACGCCGAATACCGAACCCTGCACGACTACTTCGGCCGCGGCGCCAACGAGGTCATGCACCGACTGCGCCGCATCCGCGCCGAAGCGTCCGCCTGA
- a CDS encoding sugar ABC transporter ATP-binding protein, protein MTATTNTPGRAVTARLRGVHKSYGPVRVLDLPELDLYAGQVIGVVGENGAGKSTFMGTLAGSVHRDGGEILIGGEPLVAGSTEAAGQLGVAMVSQEFPLVGQLSVAENLLLGRRPRKSKRRFLVDRAAQRAEAKAMLAEIGLSSNAIPVSREVRTLPVPTRQMIEIAKAWGREPKLLILDEPTSSLGPVEAEMVLGLARQLAERGGTVLFIGHRLDEVRQISDRVLVLRNGRLVADLEPAEATEERLIREMVGGEVAQGEPKAPPASSPVLLQVEGLTADGLGPVDLEVREGEILGVAGLMGSGRSRLVHTIAGAQPSTGGRMRLGGEPYHPRGAGDGVAAGIALIPEDRKEQSLVLFAPIRSNVVVSVLKRISTRGLLGPGRERAEARKITQNVNVRMQSVEQPIGSLSGGNQQRAIFGRAFAAEPRLLLLDEPTRGVDVGAKAEIYKLIDRAAEQGMALVVASSELEELLWICNRIAVMNHGRVVTVIDRADATKERIMTAAAGTSPLIQETGQGRPGQERLTNGATA, encoded by the coding sequence ATGACGGCTACGACGAACACCCCCGGCCGCGCGGTCACCGCGCGGCTGAGGGGGGTGCACAAGTCCTACGGCCCGGTACGCGTCCTCGACCTGCCGGAGCTCGACCTCTACGCCGGTCAGGTGATCGGCGTGGTCGGCGAGAACGGCGCCGGAAAGTCCACCTTCATGGGCACGCTGGCCGGATCGGTCCACCGGGACGGCGGTGAGATCCTGATCGGCGGCGAGCCCCTCGTCGCGGGGTCCACCGAGGCGGCGGGACAGCTCGGGGTCGCCATGGTCTCCCAGGAGTTCCCCCTGGTCGGCCAGCTCTCGGTGGCGGAGAACCTGCTGCTGGGCCGCCGCCCGCGCAAGTCGAAGCGGCGGTTCCTGGTGGACCGTGCCGCGCAGCGGGCCGAGGCGAAGGCGATGCTGGCCGAGATCGGCCTGTCCTCCAACGCGATCCCGGTGAGCCGGGAGGTGCGCACCCTTCCGGTGCCCACCCGGCAGATGATCGAGATCGCCAAGGCCTGGGGCCGCGAGCCCAAGCTGCTGATCCTGGACGAGCCGACCTCCTCGCTGGGGCCGGTCGAGGCCGAGATGGTGCTGGGCCTGGCCCGGCAGCTGGCCGAACGCGGCGGCACGGTGCTGTTCATCGGGCACCGCCTGGATGAGGTGCGGCAGATCAGCGACCGCGTCCTGGTGCTGCGCAACGGAAGGCTGGTCGCCGACCTCGAACCCGCCGAGGCCACCGAGGAGCGGCTGATCAGGGAGATGGTCGGCGGCGAGGTGGCGCAGGGCGAGCCGAAGGCACCGCCGGCGTCGAGCCCGGTCCTGCTGCAGGTCGAGGGCCTGACCGCGGACGGTCTCGGCCCGGTCGACCTGGAGGTGCGCGAGGGCGAGATCCTGGGCGTGGCCGGGCTGATGGGCTCGGGCCGCAGCCGCCTGGTCCACACGATCGCCGGCGCGCAGCCCTCGACGGGCGGCCGTATGCGGCTGGGCGGCGAGCCGTACCATCCGCGGGGCGCCGGCGACGGCGTGGCGGCCGGGATCGCGCTGATCCCGGAGGACCGCAAGGAGCAGTCGCTGGTGCTGTTCGCCCCGATCCGGTCGAACGTCGTCGTGTCGGTGCTCAAGCGGATCAGCACCCGGGGCCTGCTCGGACCGGGCCGGGAACGCGCCGAGGCGCGGAAGATCACCCAGAACGTCAACGTGCGGATGCAGTCGGTGGAGCAGCCGATCGGCTCGCTGTCCGGCGGCAACCAGCAACGCGCCATCTTCGGCCGCGCCTTCGCCGCCGAACCGCGCCTGCTGCTGCTCGACGAGCCGACCCGCGGCGTGGACGTCGGCGCCAAGGCGGAGATCTACAAGCTGATCGACCGGGCGGCGGAGCAGGGCATGGCGCTGGTGGTCGCCTCCTCCGAACTGGAGGAGCTGCTGTGGATCTGCAACCGCATCGCGGTGATGAACCACGGGCGGGTGGTCACGGTCATCGACCGGGCCGACGCCACCAAGGAACGGATCATGACGGCCGCGGCCGGAACGTCCCCCCTCATCCAGGAAACAGGCCAGGGAAGACCGGGCCAGGAACGTCTGACGAACGGAGCCACAGCATGA
- the araD gene encoding L-ribulose-5-phosphate 4-epimerase AraD, producing the protein MSVRVRDGLRQEVLEANLAIPQVGLATLTWGNVSGVDREAGVFVIKPSGVPYEDLTIDHLVTVRLDDGAVVDGSLKPSTDTETHRCLYLAFPSVGGVTHTHSTHAVAFAQARRGIPVLGTTHADTFNGPVPCTPDLTAEQCAKDYEYNTGRVIVDMLEEDDQRAVEVPAALVANHGPFTWGSSARKSLEHAIICEAVADIAIHTLALNPLGPPPQHLLDRHYTRKHGPDAYYGNPGTTTAPR; encoded by the coding sequence ATGAGCGTGCGCGTCCGTGACGGCCTGCGGCAGGAGGTCCTGGAGGCCAACCTCGCCATCCCCCAGGTCGGACTCGCCACATTGACCTGGGGCAACGTGAGCGGGGTCGACCGGGAGGCCGGCGTCTTCGTCATCAAGCCCTCCGGGGTCCCCTACGAGGACCTCACCATCGACCACCTGGTGACGGTGCGGCTCGACGACGGCGCCGTCGTCGACGGCAGCCTGAAGCCCTCCACCGACACCGAGACCCACCGGTGCCTGTACCTGGCCTTCCCCTCCGTCGGCGGGGTCACCCACACCCATTCCACCCACGCCGTGGCCTTCGCCCAGGCGCGCCGGGGCATCCCGGTGCTGGGCACGACCCACGCCGACACCTTCAACGGCCCCGTCCCCTGCACACCCGACCTCACGGCCGAGCAGTGCGCGAAGGACTACGAGTACAACACCGGCCGCGTCATCGTGGACATGCTGGAGGAGGACGACCAGAGGGCGGTCGAGGTCCCGGCCGCCCTGGTCGCCAACCACGGCCCCTTCACCTGGGGCTCCAGCGCCCGCAAGTCCCTGGAGCACGCGATCATCTGCGAGGCCGTCGCCGACATCGCCATCCACACCCTCGCGCTGAACCCGCTCGGCCCGCCGCCCCAGCACCTGCTGGACCGCCACTACACGCGCAAGCACGGCCCCGACGCCTACTACGGCAACCCGGGCACGACGACGGCCCCCCGGTGA
- a CDS encoding ANTAR domain-containing protein — MTVAAPPPLARRLNMLADVLTIDVRTAPDGRASLTPHGELVHGCADTLARVLSELPPCTSRVHLDMTHVTFMDTAGMEFLDALDDHGRRHLTEVTATGWTGQPRRILELAGLDTTDPLRPPADPQGPRPAEPPVTSAVALERAERLGSLRAELEQLRTAITTRPVIDQARGILMAAHACTSQQAWDILRETSQRSNTKLRTVAAAVTAGAQSGGPALPEEIRTALRTALARTVGPPPVR; from the coding sequence ATGACCGTTGCGGCACCACCACCTCTCGCACGACGGCTGAACATGCTGGCCGACGTCCTGACCATCGACGTACGCACGGCCCCGGACGGCCGGGCGTCGCTCACCCCGCACGGGGAGCTGGTCCACGGCTGCGCGGACACGCTGGCCAGGGTGCTGTCCGAACTGCCGCCCTGCACCAGCCGGGTCCACCTGGACATGACGCACGTGACCTTCATGGACACGGCGGGCATGGAGTTCCTGGACGCGCTCGACGACCACGGCCGGCGGCATCTGACCGAGGTGACGGCCACCGGCTGGACGGGCCAGCCGCGCCGCATCCTGGAACTGGCCGGCCTGGACACCACCGACCCCCTGCGGCCCCCGGCCGACCCGCAAGGACCCCGGCCGGCCGAGCCGCCGGTCACCTCCGCGGTGGCCCTGGAGCGGGCGGAGCGGCTCGGCTCGCTGCGGGCGGAGCTCGAACAGCTGCGTACGGCCATCACCACCCGCCCGGTGATCGACCAGGCGCGCGGGATCCTGATGGCCGCCCACGCCTGCACGTCGCAGCAGGCCTGGGACATCCTCCGGGAGACCTCCCAGCGGTCCAACACCAAGCTGCGGACGGTGGCCGCCGCGGTCACCGCCGGTGCCCAGTCCGGCGGGCCGGCGCTGCCGGAGGAGATCCGAACCGCCCTGCGCACGGCTCTCGCCCGCACGGTCGGGCCGCCGCCGGTACGGTGA
- a CDS encoding ABC transporter permease: protein MSAQSTLAPDETAPRSRPAGSGLLRKLAASPEAGVIIACVLVFVGIAANADTYTATGNLQVMGRDLAQVGILAIGESLVILTGGIDLSVGALAGLSGILAAWLNVNEGLPAPLAILLTLVISAGVGLWHGIMVTRLNVPPFVITLVTFTVAQGLALAITSGSPINNLDPMFSNLSQYYIGQVPVPALFFVGAAVVAWFVLERTYVGRQIYAVGGNKEAARLAGIPTARRITSTYVASAALAGLVGILVIGRMNVADPSVGAGWELTAIAAAVVGGMSLSGGEGRIAGIAAGAILLEFITNGLLALKVSPYDQQVVQGAVLGVAILLDRVRARYFGRSRS, encoded by the coding sequence ATGAGCGCGCAGAGCACGCTCGCCCCCGACGAGACCGCGCCGCGTTCCCGCCCGGCCGGATCGGGCCTCCTCCGCAAGCTCGCCGCCTCCCCGGAGGCCGGTGTCATCATCGCCTGTGTGCTGGTGTTCGTCGGGATCGCGGCCAACGCGGACACGTACACCGCGACGGGCAACCTCCAGGTGATGGGCCGCGACCTCGCGCAGGTCGGCATCCTGGCGATCGGCGAGTCGCTGGTCATCCTGACCGGCGGCATCGACCTCTCGGTGGGCGCGCTGGCCGGCCTGTCCGGCATCCTCGCCGCCTGGTTGAACGTCAACGAGGGCTTGCCGGCGCCCCTCGCGATCCTGCTCACCCTGGTGATCAGCGCCGGAGTCGGTCTCTGGCACGGCATCATGGTCACCCGCCTGAACGTGCCGCCCTTCGTGATCACCCTGGTCACCTTCACCGTCGCGCAGGGCTTGGCCCTCGCCATCACCAGCGGCTCGCCCATCAACAACCTCGACCCGATGTTCAGCAACCTGAGCCAGTACTACATCGGCCAGGTGCCCGTCCCGGCGCTGTTCTTCGTCGGAGCGGCCGTCGTCGCGTGGTTCGTGCTGGAGCGCACCTACGTGGGCCGCCAGATCTACGCCGTCGGCGGCAACAAGGAGGCCGCCCGGCTCGCCGGCATCCCCACCGCCCGCCGGATCACCTCCACCTACGTCGCCAGCGCCGCGCTGGCCGGTCTCGTCGGCATCCTGGTGATCGGCCGGATGAACGTGGCCGACCCCTCGGTCGGCGCCGGCTGGGAGCTGACCGCGATCGCCGCCGCGGTGGTCGGCGGAATGTCGCTCTCCGGCGGCGAGGGCCGCATCGCCGGCATCGCGGCCGGAGCGATCCTGCTGGAGTTCATCACCAACGGTCTACTCGCACTGAAGGTCAGCCCGTACGATCAGCAGGTCGTGCAGGGAGCGGTCCTCGGCGTCGCCATCCTGCTCGACCGGGTGCGCGCCCGCTACTTCGGCAGGAGCCGGAGCTAG